One window from the genome of Chrysemys picta bellii isolate R12L10 chromosome 15, ASM1138683v2, whole genome shotgun sequence encodes:
- the LOC135975784 gene encoding fish-egg lectin-like isoform X1: MMFWEFLLLLPLLAGSSVCFSALDCTEIPGSLKQIDASNGQVFGVNSAGNIYTLYGDSWAQLPGYLKHVTVGPAGVWGVNNNNNIYKLVGGSWQQVTGLLKQIDAGGDMFVAGVNMYDDIFCLSRPAAVSANGASGLPWVNIAGKLKYYSCGLWGCWGVNSADDIYFRFDVTPDSCEGSRWEQIPGKLSMIEVGTDGSVYGVNSAGQVYRRDGITKSNPIGTSWTQMAGFICKCKHVSYDLGQLWLITDQDKIVKCRI; encoded by the exons ATGATGTTCTGggagttcctgctgctgctgcccctgcttgCAGGGAGCTCAG TCTGCTTTTCAGCTCTGGACTGCACTGAGATACCGGGGTCATTAAAGCAGATTGATGCCAGTAATGGGCAGGTGTTTGGAGTGAACAGCGCAGGCAATATTTACACGCTGTACGGAGACAGCTGGGCCCAGCTGCCGGGCTACTTGAAACACGTCACGGTTGGTCCTGCCGGAGTCTGGGgtgtgaacaacaacaacaacatctaCAAGCTGGTGGGAGGAAGCTGGCAACAGGTCACAG ggctGCTCAAGCAAATTGACGCGGGTGGAGACATGTTTGTCGCTGGTGTCAACATGTATGATGACATCTTCTGTCTGTCTCGTCCAGCAGCGGTCTCTGCGAACGGTGCCTCTGGCTTGCCCTGGGTCAATATTGCAGGAAAGCTGAAGTACTACAGCTGTGGTttgtggggctgctggggagttAACTCAGCTGATGATATCTATTTCCGGTTTGATGTCACCCCGGATTCTTGTGAAGGATCCAGGTGGGAACAGATTCCAGGCAAGCTGTCCATGATTGAGGTCGGGACCGACGGCTCTGTCTACGGCGTGAACAGTGCAGGACAAGTATATCGCAG GGATGGAATCACTAAAAGCAACCCCATCGGCACCTCCTGGACCCAGATGGCCGGTTTCATCTGCAAATGCAAACATGTGTCCtatgacctgggccagctgtggcttATCACTGACCAGGACAAGATTGTGAAATGCCGGATCTAA
- the LOC135975784 gene encoding fish-egg lectin-like isoform X2, whose protein sequence is MMFWEFLLLLPLLAGSSALDCTEIPGSLKQIDASNGQVFGVNSAGNIYTLYGDSWAQLPGYLKHVTVGPAGVWGVNNNNNIYKLVGGSWQQVTGLLKQIDAGGDMFVAGVNMYDDIFCLSRPAAVSANGASGLPWVNIAGKLKYYSCGLWGCWGVNSADDIYFRFDVTPDSCEGSRWEQIPGKLSMIEVGTDGSVYGVNSAGQVYRRDGITKSNPIGTSWTQMAGFICKCKHVSYDLGQLWLITDQDKIVKCRI, encoded by the exons ATGATGTTCTGggagttcctgctgctgctgcccctgcttgCAGGGAGCTCAG CTCTGGACTGCACTGAGATACCGGGGTCATTAAAGCAGATTGATGCCAGTAATGGGCAGGTGTTTGGAGTGAACAGCGCAGGCAATATTTACACGCTGTACGGAGACAGCTGGGCCCAGCTGCCGGGCTACTTGAAACACGTCACGGTTGGTCCTGCCGGAGTCTGGGgtgtgaacaacaacaacaacatctaCAAGCTGGTGGGAGGAAGCTGGCAACAGGTCACAG ggctGCTCAAGCAAATTGACGCGGGTGGAGACATGTTTGTCGCTGGTGTCAACATGTATGATGACATCTTCTGTCTGTCTCGTCCAGCAGCGGTCTCTGCGAACGGTGCCTCTGGCTTGCCCTGGGTCAATATTGCAGGAAAGCTGAAGTACTACAGCTGTGGTttgtggggctgctggggagttAACTCAGCTGATGATATCTATTTCCGGTTTGATGTCACCCCGGATTCTTGTGAAGGATCCAGGTGGGAACAGATTCCAGGCAAGCTGTCCATGATTGAGGTCGGGACCGACGGCTCTGTCTACGGCGTGAACAGTGCAGGACAAGTATATCGCAG GGATGGAATCACTAAAAGCAACCCCATCGGCACCTCCTGGACCCAGATGGCCGGTTTCATCTGCAAATGCAAACATGTGTCCtatgacctgggccagctgtggcttATCACTGACCAGGACAAGATTGTGAAATGCCGGATCTAA